CGCCTTCGGCTTCCAGGGTCTGCCGGTTGCCGCGCTCGTCCTGATAAGCGACGCGAACGCTCGCGGCGCGCTCGACGCGCACCATCAAGTCGGGAAAGCTGAAACAGTCGTCCCACAGCTCGAAGCGTTGCGGGCTGCTCCAGACGATGGCCGGGTTGATCAGCGCGCCGGCAAAGCCCGCGGGCTGCATGCGAATGAAGATCATCCGCTGCAACGCGCCAATCTGCGGCGCGGCGATGCCGCGCCCGAATCCCGTGCGCTCGCGAAAGCCGGCGAGCGTATCGCTGAGATCGCGAATGATCGCCTGGGTATCGGTCGCGGCAATCTCCGTAACCGGCGCCGCCGGCTGCCAGAGCAAGGGATTGCCCAGTTGTAAGATTTCGCGTCCCGGCATCAGACGTGCTCCTGCAAGAGACCAAGGTTGAACGATTGTGGAAGGTGAGGTCTTCCGCTCAATTGTCGGAGAGAATTATATCGCGCCTGTCGGCGGCGGGAAAGCGTTTTGTCATGGCCGGGCAAGCTGAACGATCCGGGCGCGGGATTAAGGCAGGAAGCCGATGTTCTCATAGCCCGCGCCCAACACCTCCACGGGGTTTACGCCCAGCCAGCGGTCGAGCAACGTCGCGTAGACGGCGCGAAAGTCTACCGTAAAGCCCGGATTGCCTGCCAGGTCTAATGCCGTTGCCGCCAGCGACGGCTGCTCGCCATAGAGCCCGCCGCGCACAGGGTTGCCGATGAGGAATAGCGGTGCCGACGAGCCGTGATCGGTGCCGAACGACGCATTCTCGCCCGGTCGCCGCCCGAACTCTGACCATTGCATGATGACCGTATTGTCGGCCAGCCCATGCTCGGTGAGGTCGTCGTAAAAGAGCTTTACCGCCTGCGAGAACCAGCGCATCAGGTTGAAGTGGTTGTTACCCGCACCCGCCAGTTTATCCACCTGGCCGTTGCGATGCGCCACTTGATCCGCATGGTGATCGAAGCCGTCGAGCCGCACGTAGAGAATCGCCGCTTCGGGCACGGTCGTCAGCAATTGCGCCGCCAGCTTTAAACCGACGGCGAGCGGATTGTCCGTAGGATAAACCACCGATGAGTGATAACTGCGCGCCGCTTGCTGAACGACCTGCGCGCCGCTGACCGATTCGAAAGCGGTCTTGTTGATCGCGCCCATCAATGTGTCGGCAGCAAAGCTGCGCGTCGCCGCAAGGTTGAAGGTGTTGAGCTGGTTGTTGTAATCGCCCGGATAAGCGCCATCAGCGAGGAACTGATAGAGATCGAGATTGAGAATGTTCGGGGTGACGAAGTGCGCCGCGTAAAACGTCTTCGGCGTGTCGAGGCTGCCGATGGAGAGCGCCGAGAGGTTCGACTGGCCGACCAGCGCCAGGTCCGCGAAACGGCCAAGCCAGCCGCGACTGGCCAGGCCGCTCAAGTCCGCCGTGTGCCAGATGTCCATCGAAAGAAAATGCGATTGCGTTGCATTCGGGTAGCCGACGCCTGTGACAATGGCGACGCGGTTGGCGTCGTACAGCCCTTTGATTTCGCTGAGCGCCGGGTGCAGGCCGAAGCGGTCGGAGATGATCGTCGAAGCGCCCGCGGCGGTCTTCAACTCGGCTTCCTTCCACGCCAGCACGGGGCGCAGCGCGTAGTAGCGCGCATCCGTATAAGGGACGACCGTATTCAGCCCGTCGTTGCCGCCGGCCAGTTGAATGATGACGAAGCGCCGGTTGCCGGCGAGCTCCGTGTGCTGGCCGCGTGCCGTGCCCGCGAGCCATTGCGGCACGACGACGCCGACCGTCACCGCCGCGGCGCTGCGCTTGATGAATTGTCGTCTGCTAATCGGCATGACCGTTCTCCTCAGTTCAACTGGAACTCCGACAAACACATAATCAGGTGAATCAGGCCGCGAACCTTCTTATCGATCAGCGGGTCTGTGCGGTGAAAGCCGACGGCGTTGCCGGCGTCGTCTTTCTCCAGGTAATCGATCAAGGCACGCGTTGTCGCGCCGTCAACCGTGAGCGGCCCGAGTTGCGAGAGGAAAGCCTTCACGACCTTCTTCGACTTCTTGCCGGTCAGTTCTTGCAGCCGCGCGTGCGACAGGTAAATTCCCGGCTGCGGATCGTTACCTTGCCGGCTGGTCGCTAGGAAGGTGGCGAAGGTAAAACGGTTGAGCAGCGTCGAGGTGTTGATCCAGTCGAGACCGAGCCGCCAGCCGGCAACGTCAGGCGGATTGAATAACGCCTGGCCGAGGAACTGCGCCAGGATGGCCGGCAGGTTGGCATTGCCTTGAAAGGCGGTGGTGCCGAACAGGTAATCGGCACCGAGCATGCGAATGCCGCCGACGATCAATTCAACCGGCTGCTTGACGAGGGAGAAGAAAGCGCGCTCGCTGTAGAATTCGTCCGAAGTGAAGATGGCGCGCACCAGCTCTTTGATCGAGTGGTTGTTGTTGAGATAGACGCTGGCGAACTTCTCGACCGTGGCATGATCGGCGGTATTATCGTTCAAGGGATAGACGAAGAACTTGAACAGCTTGGCCACCAGAAAACGCGCCGTCGCGCGACGGGCGCAGATCAGCGCGATGATATCT
The Blastocatellia bacterium DNA segment above includes these coding regions:
- a CDS encoding peptide deformylase, with amino-acid sequence MPGREILQLGNPLLWQPAAPVTEIAATDTQAIIRDLSDTLAGFRERTGFGRGIAAPQIGALQRMIFIRMQPAGFAGALINPAIVWSSPQRFELWDDCFSFPDLMVRVERAASVRVAYQDERGNRQTLEAEGDLSELLQHEIDHLDGILAIDRAIAPRALMTRAEWLRQSR
- a CDS encoding DUF1501 domain-containing protein, which gives rise to MPISRRQFIKRSAAAVTVGVVVPQWLAGTARGQHTELAGNRRFVIIQLAGGNDGLNTVVPYTDARYYALRPVLAWKEAELKTAAGASTIISDRFGLHPALSEIKGLYDANRVAIVTGVGYPNATQSHFLSMDIWHTADLSGLASRGWLGRFADLALVGQSNLSALSIGSLDTPKTFYAAHFVTPNILNLDLYQFLADGAYPGDYNNQLNTFNLAATRSFAADTLMGAINKTAFESVSGAQVVQQAARSYHSSVVYPTDNPLAVGLKLAAQLLTTVPEAAILYVRLDGFDHHADQVAHRNGQVDKLAGAGNNHFNLMRWFSQAVKLFYDDLTEHGLADNTVIMQWSEFGRRPGENASFGTDHGSSAPLFLIGNPVRGGLYGEQPSLAATALDLAGNPGFTVDFRAVYATLLDRWLGVNPVEVLGAGYENIGFLP
- a CDS encoding DUF1800 domain-containing protein; its protein translation is MATLSYDEAAHLLRRMGFGGPPEEIDALAARGREGAVDYLIAYTQVDNRAMEDQLRRGFNFSDPSDVSKFSLSDLQRWWFARMVTTSRTFEEKMTLFWHNHFATAASKVPDLFLYIQNLKLRQRALGRFDDLLLTVAQDPAMLIWLDGLTNVAGKPNENFARELQELFTMGIRDVVTGEPNYTEEDVKEVARAFTGWKAFHPRESADPFDFQFVVNPPEHDNTAKTIYAGTPYQASGNLSGEDIIALICARRATARFLVAKLFKFFVYPLNDNTADHATVEKFASVYLNNNHSIKELVRAIFTSDEFYSERAFFSLVKQPVELIVGGIRMLGADYLFGTTAFQGNANLPAILAQFLGQALFNPPDVAGWRLGLDWINTSTLLNRFTFATFLATSRQGNDPQPGIYLSHARLQELTGKKSKKVVKAFLSQLGPLTVDGATTRALIDYLEKDDAGNAVGFHRTDPLIDKKVRGLIHLIMCLSEFQLN